The genomic region TCCGGGTCGCCGGCAACGTAGTCGGCGACCGAGGGATGGAGGCCGGTCAGCGGCTTCAGCTGCGCCTGGTAGTAGGGGTTCCTCAGGAATCGCACGTCAAACACGAGGTCAGCCTCCCGCGGCAACCCCCGCGCGAAGGAAAAGCTCACGACGCCGATCCAGAGCGTGGAGTCGTCCGGCCGCGCGAAGCGCGCCTCCACCTGGGCACGCAGGTCAGGCAGCGGCATCTCGGAGGTGTCGAGCACCACGTCGGCGATCGCCTCGAGCGGGGCGAACAGCGCCCGTTCGCGCTGCACGCCCTCGAGCACGCCGCCCTGCTCCGCCATCGGGTGGCGCCTGCGGGTTTCGGTGTAGCGCCGCAGAAGCGTCTCCTCATCCGCTGTCAGGAACACGACGGTCAGGTCGAGCCCCTCGTCCGCGCGCGCTCGCTCGACCAGCGCCGCGGCGGCGGCGGCGTCGAGCCGGCCGCGCCGGGAGTCGAGGCCGATCGCAAGCGGCGTGGTGCGGTCCGCCGCGGCGAGCAGGGTCTCGATCACCGCAAGCGGCGGGGTGTCGATCGTCTCCCAGCCGAGATCCTCGAGCACCCGAAGCACCGAGGACCGGCCCGCTCCGGAGAGGCCGGTGATGAGCGCTACGGTCCGCCGCCGGAGCTCTTCCGTCACGGCGAGACCGCGGGCGTGACGCCGAGCGCGCCGCAGCGGCTCGCGGCGCGGCCCTCGAGCACGTCGAGCGCGAGCCGGATCCGGGCCACCGCCGACGGCGCCTCCGGGTCGATCATGATGGTCGGAACCGAGTGCCCGGCGAGCACGCTCTCTGCCGGCTCCGGCAGGCGCTCCTGCGACGCGCGCGGGGTGAGCGTGACGGCAAGGCGGAGGCGTGCGCGCGACACCGTGTCGCCAAGCCTCAGGATGCCGATGCCGCGCACCTCGATCAGTCCGGCGAGCGCGGCCGGGGCGGAGGCGAAGGCGCCCTCGGGCGTGGTCTCGATGTCCACGCGGTCGTCGGCGACGAGACGGAACCCGGACTCGATCAACCTCAGCGCGAGGTCGGACTTGCCGCTGCCCGGGGGGCCGAGCAGCAGCACGCCGGCCGGCCCGTCCGCCCTGTCGCGCGCGCAGCATGTCGCGTGGATCTGCATCGTCGCCAGCCACTACCGCCCGAGCCGAGGGGCGGCTGTCAAGCGCGGCCTCCGCCGCGTTCCGCGCTCCTGCCTTGGGCGAGCGCTCACGCCGCCGGCAGCCTGACCACGAAGCGCGCGCCCAAGACCCGACCGTCCGCGCCGCGCCTGTTCTCGGCGGTGATCGTGCCGCGCAGCGCCTCGATGATCTGGCGCGAGATCGACAGCCCGAGCCCAGAGTGGCTGCCGAATTTCTCGCCGCGCGGCCGCTCCGAGTAGAAGCGCTCGAACACGTGCTCGAGACGCGCCTCCGGAATGCCGGGGCCCTCATCCTCGACCGCGATCTCAACGATGCCCCCCCCCTGCCGGCCGATCAGCCGGATGATGCCGTTCGGCGGGCTGAAGCTCACGGCGTTGGCGATCAGGTTCCGCAGAACCTGCACGAGCCTGCCCTCGACCGCGCGCACGGTCAGCCCCTCTGAAGGCGCGTCGACCACGATCCGTGGTTCGCCCTCGCCGCGCGTCGCCTCGTGCAGCTCGGCGAGCGTGGCGAGGATCGGGCCGAGATCGACCGGCTCGGTCGGGGTGCGCGACAGCTCTGCATCCACCCGGCTCGCGTCGGAGATGTCGCTGATCAGCCGATCGAGGCGCTGCACATCCTCGGAGATGATGGACAGCAGTCGCTGCTGCCGTTCCGGGTCGTCGAGCCGGCGCAGAGTCTCGATCGCGCTGCGGATCGAGGTCAGCGGATTCTTGATCTCGTGCGCGACGTCCGCGGCGAAGCGCTCGATCGCGTCCATCCTCGCCCAGAGCGCGGTGGCGCTCTCGTCGAGCGCGTCGGCGAGCTCGCCGATCTCGTCGCGTCGGGCGACGAGGTCGCGCGGCACGCTGCGAGATCGGCCGCGGCCCTCGCGCATGCGCTCGGCGGCCCGGGCGAGGCGGCGCACCGGGCGGGCGATCGTCGCAGCGAGATAGACCGACATGCCGACCGTGACGACAAGGGCCAGAGCGACGGTTGCGAGGATCGTCATCCGCACCTGGAACAGGGCCGCGTCCACCTCGTGCGCCTCGCGCGTCAGCACGATCGCGCCGACCGTGCGCCGGTTCCGGCTGACTGGCACGGCGACGGAGATGACGAGGCGCCCGTCGGCGGTGCGGCGGAGCACCGGCGGCGCGTCGCCCTCGGCGATCCTCGGGAAGGCGGTGGCGAGGTCGGGCATCCAGTCGGCGCCGTCGGGGATGGTCGGGTAGGCCGAGCCGCGCACGAGCAGGGCCACCGCAGCGTCATGCGCTTGTTTGGCGAGCCTGCCGAGCAGGCCGCGCGGCGGCTGCGGCGCCGGCAAGGGCTCGGTGACGACGGTGCCACCCGGGCCGGGAAGGACGCGGCTGTCGGCGATCAACACGCCGCCGGGGCCGAAGAGCCGCGCCTGCGCCTCCGGGGTTGGCTCGACGATACGACGCAACAGCGGCCGGGCGAGATCGGCGTTGATCGAGGGCGCCTCGGGGTTCTCGACCGTGGTGGCGCTCTCGCCGATCGCCCCGGCGTAGATCTGCGCCTGGATCCGAAGCCCCGATACGGCCGCATCGACGAGACCCCGCTCGTAGTCGCCGAGATAGAGAAGCGCCGCCGCAAGCAGCGCCACCGGCAGGGCGTTGACGAGCAGGATGCGGCGCAAAAGCGGCGAGGCGAGACTGCGCGCGCCGTGCGTGCGCGACGGCCGCGACCGGCGCGTCGGCGGCGGCCTCGTCGCCTCGGCCGCCTGCAGCGCGGTATCCGGCATGCCGCGCCGCGCCCGCGCCCGCCGTCACTCCTCCTTGAACCGGTAGCCGATCCCGTAGAGCGTCTCGATCTGCGCAAATCCGGGGTCCACGGCGCGGAACTTCTTGCGGATCCGCTTCACGTGGCTGTCGATCGTCCGGTCGTCGACGTAGATGTTCTCGCCATAGGCGGCATCGATCAGCTGGTCGCGGCTCTTGACGATCCCGGGCCGGGCGGCGAGCGCCTTCACGAGCAGGAACTCGGTGACGGTGAGCTGCACGTTGGCCCCCTTCCAGAGGCAGAGATGGCGGTTCTCGTCGAGCGTCAGGCTGCCGCGGGTGAGCACGCCCGAGGCAGGCGTGCCCGATCCCTCACCGCGCGCCACCTCGTTGCGCCGCAAGAGGGCGCGGATCCGCTCGATCACGAGACGCTGGCTGAAGGGCTTGGTGATGTAGTCGTCGGCGCCGAGCCGCAAGCCCATCAGCTCGTCGACCTCCTCGTCCTTCGAGGTGAGGAAGATCACCGGCAGGGCCGACTGCTTGCGCAGCCGTTGCAACAGTTCGAGCCCGTCCATGCGCGGCATCTTGATGTCGAGCACCGCGAGATCGACCGGTCTGGCGGTGATGCCGTGCAGCGCGCTCTCCCCGTCGGTGTAGGTTCGCACCTGGAACCCCTCCGCCTCGAGCGTCATCTGCAACGAGGTGAGGATGTTGCGGTCGTCGTCGACGAGGGCGATGGTGTGCGGCATGGAGACTCCTCCGCGGGGGCTGCCCGCCCCCTGCTCGGGGGAGAGTATGGCGGAACTCGCGGAGGGCGGGAACGCATGGCTCTGGATGAGGAGGCAAGGGCGGCGCTCGCACGGTCGCGCGAGGCGGCGCCGTGGGAGGCGCGGCGTCTGATCCGCGCCGCGTCGGAGGCGGCGCTTGCGACGCGCGCGGGCGACCAGCCCTACGCGAGCCTCGTCACTCCGGCCACGGCCCCCGATCTCTCGCCGCTCTTGTGGCTCTCGGCGCTCTCGCCGCACACACGCCACCTCGCCGAGGAGCCGCGCTGCGCTCTCCTGATCACAGGTCCGGCGCCAAGCCCGAACCCGCAGACCCGGCCGCGGGTGACGCTCACCGGCATCGCCGCGAGGGTGCCGGAGGCAGAGCGCGCCGCGCTCAAGGCGCGCTGGCTCGCGCGGCACCCCTATGCGGCGCTCTATGCCGACCTGCCCGATTTCTCGCTCTGGCGCATGGAGATCACGGAGGCGCAGTTCGTCGGCGGCTTCGCCATGGCGCATCGGCTGGCTGCCTCGGCGCTTCGGCCGGACCCGGACGCCGTGCAACGAATCGCCGAGGCGGAGGCCGAGATCGTCGCGCATGTGAACCAGGACCACCCGGACGCCTGCGCGGCGATTGCCTGCGGCCTGTTGGGCGGAGCGGGGGAGGGCTGGCGTCTCGTCGCGGTCGACGTGGACGGGTGCGATTTCGCGCGCGGCGAGGAGGTGCGGCGCCTCGCCTTCGAGGCCCCTGTCGGCGACGCCGACGGCGTGCGGCGCGCCCTGATCCTCGCCGCCCGCGCCGGGCGCGAGGCGCTCGGGCGGTAGCGCGCGGGCGTCGCCGCTCCGGGGGTTGCGGGGGCGGCGGACCGGCGTCTAGGTTGATGCATCAGAAGCGGCGCGCAAGCGCGCGTCGGCGGAGCGGCGGCAACGCCGTCCGGGAGGGGGAGGAAGCGCGTGAAGCTGGGCGAAGCGATCGCCGAGATCATGAAGCGCGAGGGCATCGAGGTGCTCCTCGGCTACCCGGTGAATCACCTGATCGAATTCGCCGCCGCGATCGACATCCGCCCGATCATGGTGCGGCAGGAGCGGATCGGCCTGCACATGGCGGATGCGATCTCGCGCGTCACCTCGGGGCGGAAGATCGGCGCCTTCTGCATGCAGCACGGGCCGGGCGCGGAGAACGCCTATGGCGGCGTGGCGCAGTGCTTCGGCGAGAGCGTGCCGGTGCTCGTCCTGCCGATGGGCTATCCGCGCCGGCTCGCCCACGTTGCGCCGAACTTCAACGCCGCGATCCAGATGCGCGGCGTGACCAAATCCGCCGAGCCGATCGTTCTCGCCTCCGAAGTCTCGGCCGTGATGCGGCGCGCGTTTTCGCGCCTGCGCAACGGCCGCGGCGGCCCCTGCCTCGTCGAGATCCCCTCCGACATGTGGCACGAGGAGGTCGGGCCGCTCGACTACACACCCGTGGCGTCGACGCGCTGGGGGCCCGATCCCGGCGACGTGGAGCGCGCCGCCGCCCTTCTTGCGGCAGCGAAACGCCCGGTGATCTACGCCGGCACGGGCGTGCACTGGGCGCAGGCCTGGCCGCAGCTTCGGGCTCTCGCCGAGCTTCTCGCCGCGCCGGTCACCACGAGCCTCGGCGGCAAGAGCGCCTTCCCCGAGACGCACCCGCTCGCGCTCGGTGCGGCCGGCCTCGCTGTTCCGGCGACGGTGCCGCATTTCCTCTCCCGCGCCGACGTCATCCTCGGCATCGGTTGCTCGTTCACCGAGAGCAACTTCGCGGTGAAGATGCCGCGCGGCCCGAGGATCATTCACGCGACCCTCGACCCCGACCATTTGAGCAAGGACGTTCCGATCGAGCTCGGTCTCGTTGGCGATGCGGCGCTCACACTCGATGCGCTGCTTGCCGCGCTCGCGGACCGGCTAGAGGGCCCGCGTGACGCCGCTCCCGTGGCAGCAGAGATCGCCGCGGTGCGCGAGGCCTGGCTCGCCGAGTGGGCGGAGAAGCGCGACAGCGACGCAAGCCCGCTCTCGCCCTACCGTGTGCTGCGCGATCTCTGGCGCACCGTCGACCCCGCCAACACCATCATCACCCATGACGCGGGCAGCCCGCGCGACCAGCTCTCGCCCTTCTGGGTGTCGCCCACCCCGCTCTCCTATCTCGGCTGGGGCAAGACGACGCAGCTCGGCTACGGGCTCGGGCTCGCGATGGGCGCCAAACTCGCCGCTCCCGAGAAACTCTGCATCAATGTGTGGGGCGACGCGGCGATCGGCTTCACGGGGATGGACTTCGAGACGGCGGTGCGCGAACGGATCCCGATCCTGTCGGTGCTGCTCAACAACTTCTCCATGGCGATCGAGCTCAAGGTGATGCCGATCTCCACCGAGAAGTATCGGTCGACCGACATCAGCGGCGACTATGCCGCGATGGCGCGCGCCTTCGGCGGCCATGGCGAGCGTGTCGAGCGGGCGGCCGACATCGTGCCGGCGCTCAAGCGCGCGATCGCCGCCACACGCGAGGGAACGCCAGCTCTCGTCGAGTTCATCACCGCCAAGGAGACGGCGGTGTCGCGCATCCCGATGCCGGCCTGACCGTGACCAGGGACGCGGCCGGGACGCCAGGAGGGGGAGAGGGATGGCCACGGTCGAGGTGAGCCGTGTGACCAAGTTCTTCGGCAGCACCCAGGTGCTGAAGGACGTCACCGTGTCGATCGACGATGGCGAGTTCGTCGTGCTCGTCGGCCCCTCGGGCTGCGGCAAGTCGACGCTGTTGCGCCTGATCGCCGGGCTCGAGAACATCACCGCCGGAACGATCTCGATCGGCGGGCGGGTGGTGAACACCGTGCCGCCGAAGGACCGCGACATCGCGATGGTGTTCCAGAACTACGCCCTCTATCCGCACATGACGGTGTTCGAGAACATGGCGTTCTCGCTCAAGCTCGCGGGCGCACCGAAGCAGGTGATGGAGGAGGAGGTCGCGCGGGCGGCGAAGATCCTCGGCCTCGGCCAGCTTCTGCACCGTTACCCGCGCCAGCTCTCGGGCGGGCAGAGGCAGCGCGTGGCGATGGGCCGGGCGATCGTGCGCAACCCGCAGGTGTTCCTGTTCGACGAGCCGCTCTCCAACCTCGATGCCAAGCTGCGCGTGGCGATGCGCGCCGAGATCAAGGAGCTGCACCAGCGGCTGAAGGTGACCACGATCTACGTCACGCACGACCAGATCGAGGCGATGACGATGGCCGACAAGATCGTGGTGATGAACCACGGCGTCGTCGAACAGATCGGCCCGCCGCTCGAGCTCTACGACCGGCCGGCGAACCTGTTCGTCGCGGGCTTCATCGGCAGCCCGGCGATGAACATGTTTGAGGGGCGGATCGAGGACGGCGTGTTCCGCATGGAGGACGGCACCGCCTGGCCGCTGCCGCCGAACGGTTCGGGCGCCCGGTCGGCGGAGGTGATCTACGGCATCCGGCCGGAGCATCTGCGGATCGATCCGGCCGGGATCCCGGCGGAGGTGCAGGTGGTGGAGCCCACCGGGTCGGAGACGCAGGTCGTCCTGCGCTGCGGCGGCACCTCGATGCTCGGCGCGTTCCGCGAGCGGATCTCGGCACGGCACGGGGAGATCCTTCCCGTGCTGCCCGAGGTTTCGTTCGTGCACCTGTTCGACCGGCAGTCGGGCCGGCGGATCTAGCTCGGCGATAACACATAAAGGAGGAGGAGACAGTCATGGCCAATATCATCACCACGCGGCGCGGAACGCTGATGCTCGGCGCCTCGGCTGCGGCCGCGGTCGCTCTCGGCGCCGCGCCGACTTCGGCGCAGATCCAGCGCGCCAATGTCACCCCGCCGTCATGGCCGATCGAGCGCGGCGCGAGCCTGCGCATGATCCGCCCCGTCCGCTTCGTCCAACCCGACGAGGAGGTGTTCCGCGCCAACTGCGCCCGCTTCACGCAGCAGACGGGTGTGGAGGTTCGGGTCGATTTCGTCGGCTGGGAGGACATCACCCAGCAGACGGCGGTGACGGCGAACACCGGCGCCGGCCCAGACATCATCATCGGCTTCAACGAGGCGCCGCACATCTACGTCGACAAGCTGGTCGAGCTCACCGATGTCGCGGAATATCTCGGCGCGCGCTACGGCGGGTGGCTGCCGATGGCGCGTCGCTACGGCACCCGCCACAACACCAACACCTGGATCGGCGTGCCCTTCGGCGCCTCGGGCGGCCCGCTCGTGTGGCGCAAATCAGCCGTCAACGAGGCGGGCTACACGACACCACCCGATGATCACGCAGGCTTCCTCGACCTCTGCCGCAAGCTCCGCGCGCTGAACAAGCCGCCCGGCTTCGCGCTCGGCAACGCCGTCGGCGACGGCAATGGCTTCGCGAACTGGCTCGTGTGGTCGCACAACGGATACCTGGTCGACCCCGACGGGCGGGTGGCGATCAACAGCCCCGAGACGATCGCCGCGCTCGAATACCTCAAGGAGCTCTATCCGACCTTCATTCCCGGAACGCTCGCCTGGACCGACATCTCCAACAACCGCGCCTATGCGGCGCAGGAGCTGTGGCTCACCTCGAACGGCGTCTCGCTCTATTTCGCGCTGAAGAACGACCCGGCGACGGCGGCGATCGCCGAGGACACGCAGCATACGCTCATGCCGAAGGGCAAGGCTGCCACCTCGCCGATGGCGGGGCTCACGCTCAACGCCATGCTGTTCCGCCACAGCCGGTTCCCCAACGCCGCCAAGGCGCTGATCGCCTTCCTGATGGAGGCGGAGCAGTACGACCCGTGGCTTCAGGCGAACCTCGGCTACTGGTCGCAGCCGCTCGCCAATTACGCCGAGAGCGCGGTATGGAAGGGCGACCCGAAGGTGGCGATCTTCCGCGACGTCATGAAGTCGGACTACTGGATCGGCTACAAGGGGCCGATCAGCCAGGCCTCGGCGGCGGCGAACGCCGAATACATTATGGTTCAGATGTGCGCCTCGGTCGCCTCCGGGCAGGCGACGCCGCAGCAGGCGGTACGCGAGGCGGAGCGGCGGGCGCAGCGCCACTTCCGCAGGACCTGACCTCGAACGGCACGGCGGCGCCCGCGGAACGGGGGCGCCGCCGACGCTTTGCGAATGCGGCGTGACGGCAGGACCCTGAGGCATGGAGACATCGACAACGGCCCCGCTCGCCACCGCTCCTCAGCGCTGGACGCCGGTGCGACGGGAGCAGACCTGGCTCGGCTGGCTGCTCGACTTCAAGCCGTTCCTGATCGTGATGTGCCTCCTGCCGGCGGTCGGGCTGCTTTCGGTGTTCCTGACCTATCCGCTTGGCTTGGGCGTCTGGCTCGCCTTCACGGATGCGACGATCGGCCGCCGCGGCGTCTGGATCGGGCTCGAGAATTTCGAATACCTGTTCGAGGACCCGATCTTCTGGAACGCCGTATTCTACTCGGTGTTCTACACGGGGGTGGCGACGGTGGGGAAGTTCGCGCTCGGGCTCTGGCTCGCGCTGCTCCTCAACCAGCACATGCCGTTCAAGAGCTTCATCCGGGCGATCATCCTCGTGCCCTGGATCGTGCCGACGGTGCTGTCCGCGATCGCCTTCTGGTGGATCTATGACCCGCAGTTCTCGATCATCTCCTACGTGTTCGTGGACGTGCTGGGGTGGCGCGACACCAACATCGACTTCATCTCCACCGCGTGGCCGGCACGGTGGTCACTGATCGCGGCGAACATCTGGCGCGGCATCCCGTTCGTTGCGATCTCGCTGCTTGCGGGCCTGCAGACCATCCCGCCCTCGCTCTACGAGGCGGCGATGCTGGATGGAGCGACCGCCTGGCAGCGGTTCCGGTACATCACCGTGCCGATGATCATGCCGATCCTTGCGATCGTGATGACCTTCTCGATCATCTTCACGTTCACCGACTTCCAGCTCGTCTACGCCATCACCCGCGGCGGGCCGGTGAACTCGACGCATCTGCTCGCGACTCTCGCCTTCCAGCGCGGCATCCCCGCGGGCCAGCTTGGCGAAGGCGCGGCGATCGCGGTCAGCATGATTCCGTTCCTCGTGTTCGCCACGCTGTTCAGCTACTTCGCGCTCGCGCGGCGCAAGTGGCAGCAGGGAGAGGCCAATGACTGAGCGGGCCCTCGCCGCCGAAGGCGCGCCGCCGCGGCCCGAGCAGGGCGCGCCGGAGCGGATGTCGTGGGAGAGCCGCCAGAGGCGGTTCATCACCCTCTACCTACCGCTCTCGTGCTTCATCTTCATCCTGCTCTTCCCCTTCTACTGGATGACCGTCACTGCGTTCAAACCGAACGCCGAGCTGATGGACTTCAAGAACCACAACCCGTTCTGGATCTCCTCGCCGACGCTCGACCACGTCTATCACCTCCTGTTCAACACGGCCTACCCGTCCTGGTTCGTCACCACCATGGGGGTCGCGGTCGGTTCGACGTTCCTGTCGCTGTTCGCCTCCACGCTCGCGGCCTATGCGATCCAGCGCTTGCGGTTCAAGGGCAGCCACTATGTCGGGCTTGCCATCTACCTCGCCTATCTCGTTCCGCCCTCGATCCTCTTCATTCCGCTCGCGACGATGGTGGTGCAGCTCGGCCTATTCGACACGCCCTTCGCGCTGATCCTCGTCTATCCCACCTTCCTCGTGCCGTTCTGCACCTGGCTTCTGATCGGCTACTTCAAGTCGATCCCGTTCGAGCTCGAGGAATGCGCGCTGATCGACGGCGCCACACGGCTGCAGATCTTCAGGCGGATCACCCTGCCGCTCGCCGTTCCGGGCTTGATCAGCGCCGGCATCTTCTCGTTCACCTTGTCGTGGAACGAGTTCATCTACGCGCTTGCCTTCATCCAGTCCTCGGAGAAGAAGACCGTTCCGGTCGCGATCCTGACCGAGCTCGTCACGGGCGACGTCTACCAATGGGGTGCGCTGATGGCCGGCGCCCTGCTCGGCTCGCTTCCCGTCGCGCTCGTCTACTCCTTCTTCGTCGACTACTACGTCGCCTCGCTGACGGGAGCGGTGAAGGAGTAGGCGCGGCTGGGGCGGCAGGGCCGCCCCGCAGCTTTCCACACCTCATGGAGATCGACCACGTGGCACGGTTCACCATCCTCACCCCTGCCGGCGCCTCCTTCACCACCTCGGGCGGCGGCTATGCCTACGAGATGGAGGCGCTCGAGGGACTCGATGCCGAGATCGTCGAGTGCCCGCCAACCGAGGAGGGCTTCATCGCCGCGGCCCCTTCGGCCGACGCCGTCTACGCGAAGGGGATGAAGTTCACCAAGCGCATGATCGATGCGTTGACGAAATGCAAGATCATCGCCCTCGGTACCGTCGGCGTCGACTATGTCGATGTCGCGGCCGCCACGGCGAAGGGAATCCCCGTTACCAACTGCCCCGACACCTTCATCGAGGAGGTGGCCGACCATGCGATGATGCTCCTGCTCGCGACGCATCGGCGCGCGATCGAGCAGGACCGGATGGTGCGTGAGGGGCGGTGGAGCGAGGGGCGGCCGCAGCTGCTCTCCGTGCCGCGGCTGATGGGGCTGACGCTCGGCTTCATCGGCTTCGGCCGCGTGGCACGCGCGGTGGCGAAGCGTGCCGCGCCCTTCGGGTTGCAGATGATCGCCTACGACCCGTTCGTCGAGGAGCTCACCCTCTCCGATCTCGGGGTCAGGCCAGGCGCGCTCAGCGAGGTGCTCGCGCAGTCGGATTTCGTCTCGATGCATCTGCCCGACACGCCGCTGACGCGCGGCTTCCTCAAGGAGAAGCACTTCCGGCAGATGAAGCCCACGGCGATCTTCATCAATACCGGCCGCGGGCCGACGGTGGACGAGGCGGCGCTGATCCGCGCTCTCGAGGAGAAGTGGATCGCTGGTGCGGGCCTTGACGTGTTCGAGGTCGAACCGCCGAAGCCCGATAACCCGCTCCTTGCGATGCCGCATGTCATCCTCTCGCCGCACAACGCCTCCGCCTCGTCGCGCTTCGACCCGGCCCGCAAGCGCCGCGTGGGGCAGGAGCTCGCGCTCGTGCTCTCCGGGCGCTGGCCGATGAGCTGCGTCAACCCCACCGTGCTGCCGGGTTCGGGGCTCCAGCGCTGGCAGCCCTATGCGATGACGCGCGGCCCGAACAGCTGAGCCGCCGCCCTTCCGCATCGCGGAACAGGCTTCCGTTCCCGCGTCCCGGCCGCTAGGGTCCGCGCTCTCTTGGCGAGGGGAGCGTGGGCATGGCAGGGATGGTGCGGCGTTCGGTGCGTCGGGCGAAGACGCCGCGCGACCCTTCGCAGGTTCAGTCCCTCGCCCGTGCGCTCGCCCTCCTCGAGGCGCTTGCCGACAGCGCGGAGGGGTTGAGCCTCGGTGACCTCGCGCAGACGGTCGGCCTCGCGCCATCCACCGCGCACCGGCTTCTGACCACGCTTCAGAACCGCCGGTTCGTGCGGTTCGTCGCGGCCGAGGGCGTGTGGCAGGTCGGCGTGCAGGCCTTCACCGTCGGCCAGGCCTTCCGGCGTGCGCGTGACCTGCTCGCTCTCGCCCGCCCCGCGATGCGTCGGCTGATGGAGGAGACCGGCGAGACGGCGAACCTCTACATCGAGGAGGGCGGCGAGGCGGTGTGCATGGGCCAGGTCGAGTCGCGGCAGATGATGCGCGCGATCGCCCGCCCCGGCGGGCGGGTGAAGATGCACTGCTCCGGTGTCGGCAAGGCCATGCTCGCGCGGCTTCCGGAGGCGGAGGTGACCCGGATCCTTCAGATGCACGGCCTGCCGCGGATGACACCCCGGACCCTCGACACGCCACGGAAGCTGCGCGACGACCTCGAGGCGACCCGTCGGCGTGGCTTTGCGATCGACGACGAGGAGCACGCGGTTGGCCTGCGCTGTGTGGCCGCCGCGATCCTTGACGAGGACGGGCGGCCGCTCGCGGCGCTGTCCCTCTCCGGCCCGGTCGCCCGGATCGACGATGCCGCCCTCGCCCGTGCGGGGAGCCTCGTCGCCGCCGCGGCGGCGGCGCTGACAGCGCAGGTCGGGGGGCGCTTAAAGGACTGAAATTAAAGTCGATTCCTGTCCCATTTCCACATCGCGGAAAGCCGTCCTGGGCGGCTTGCAGGGCACATCGTTCTCTCCCATCTGCCGGCGACGGGCGTGCCGCGAGGGCCTGTCAGGACGTGATCACGGAATGGAGAGCGGGCGATGCCGAGGATGCCGGCGGTCGAGGCAGCGGTTCGGGTGCTTGAGAAGGAGGGGGTCACGGTCGCGTTCGGCGTGCCGGGAGCGGCGATCAACCCGCTCTATGCCGCGCTGCGGCGTCGCGGAACGATCCGCCACATCCTCGCGCGCCATGTCGAGGGCGCCTCGCACATGGCCGACGGCTATACCCGTGCCGCCCCGGGCAATATCGGCGTCTGCATCGGCACGTCCGGTCCTGCCGGAACCGACATGATCACCGGCCTCTACACCGCGCAGGCCGACAGCGTGCCGATCCTCTGCATCACGGGGCAGGCGCCGCGCGCGAAGCTGCACAAGGAGGACTTCCAGGCCGTCGACATCGAATCGATCGCCAAGCCCGTCACCAAGTGGGCGGTGACGGTGCGCGAACCGGGCCTCGTGCCGCGCGTGTTCCAGCAGGCCTTCCACGTGATGCGCTCCGGGCGCCCCGGCCCGGTCCTGATCGACCTTCCGCTCGACGTGCAGAACGCCGAGATCGAGTTCGACGACACGACCTATGCGCCGCTGCCCGTCTACAAGCCCGCG from Elioraea tepida harbors:
- a CDS encoding C-terminal binding protein, whose protein sequence is MARFTILTPAGASFTTSGGGYAYEMEALEGLDAEIVECPPTEEGFIAAAPSADAVYAKGMKFTKRMIDALTKCKIIALGTVGVDYVDVAAATAKGIPVTNCPDTFIEEVADHAMMLLLATHRRAIEQDRMVREGRWSEGRPQLLSVPRLMGLTLGFIGFGRVARAVAKRAAPFGLQMIAYDPFVEELTLSDLGVRPGALSEVLAQSDFVSMHLPDTPLTRGFLKEKHFRQMKPTAIFINTGRGPTVDEAALIRALEEKWIAGAGLDVFEVEPPKPDNPLLAMPHVILSPHNASASSRFDPARKRRVGQELALVLSGRWPMSCVNPTVLPGSGLQRWQPYAMTRGPNS
- a CDS encoding carbohydrate ABC transporter permease gives rise to the protein MTERALAAEGAPPRPEQGAPERMSWESRQRRFITLYLPLSCFIFILLFPFYWMTVTAFKPNAELMDFKNHNPFWISSPTLDHVYHLLFNTAYPSWFVTTMGVAVGSTFLSLFASTLAAYAIQRLRFKGSHYVGLAIYLAYLVPPSILFIPLATMVVQLGLFDTPFALILVYPTFLVPFCTWLLIGYFKSIPFELEECALIDGATRLQIFRRITLPLAVPGLISAGIFSFTLSWNEFIYALAFIQSSEKKTVPVAILTELVTGDVYQWGALMAGALLGSLPVALVYSFFVDYYVASLTGAVKE
- a CDS encoding carbohydrate ABC transporter permease — translated: METSTTAPLATAPQRWTPVRREQTWLGWLLDFKPFLIVMCLLPAVGLLSVFLTYPLGLGVWLAFTDATIGRRGVWIGLENFEYLFEDPIFWNAVFYSVFYTGVATVGKFALGLWLALLLNQHMPFKSFIRAIILVPWIVPTVLSAIAFWWIYDPQFSIISYVFVDVLGWRDTNIDFISTAWPARWSLIAANIWRGIPFVAISLLAGLQTIPPSLYEAAMLDGATAWQRFRYITVPMIMPILAIVMTFSIIFTFTDFQLVYAITRGGPVNSTHLLATLAFQRGIPAGQLGEGAAIAVSMIPFLVFATLFSYFALARRKWQQGEAND
- a CDS encoding IclR family transcriptional regulator domain-containing protein; translation: MAGMVRRSVRRAKTPRDPSQVQSLARALALLEALADSAEGLSLGDLAQTVGLAPSTAHRLLTTLQNRRFVRFVAAEGVWQVGVQAFTVGQAFRRARDLLALARPAMRRLMEETGETANLYIEEGGEAVCMGQVESRQMMRAIARPGGRVKMHCSGVGKAMLARLPEAEVTRILQMHGLPRMTPRTLDTPRKLRDDLEATRRRGFAIDDEEHAVGLRCVAAAILDEDGRPLAALSLSGPVARIDDAALARAGSLVAAAAAALTAQVGGRLKD
- a CDS encoding ABC transporter substrate-binding protein; this translates as MANIITTRRGTLMLGASAAAAVALGAAPTSAQIQRANVTPPSWPIERGASLRMIRPVRFVQPDEEVFRANCARFTQQTGVEVRVDFVGWEDITQQTAVTANTGAGPDIIIGFNEAPHIYVDKLVELTDVAEYLGARYGGWLPMARRYGTRHNTNTWIGVPFGASGGPLVWRKSAVNEAGYTTPPDDHAGFLDLCRKLRALNKPPGFALGNAVGDGNGFANWLVWSHNGYLVDPDGRVAINSPETIAALEYLKELYPTFIPGTLAWTDISNNRAYAAQELWLTSNGVSLYFALKNDPATAAIAEDTQHTLMPKGKAATSPMAGLTLNAMLFRHSRFPNAAKALIAFLMEAEQYDPWLQANLGYWSQPLANYAESAVWKGDPKVAIFRDVMKSDYWIGYKGPISQASAAANAEYIMVQMCASVASGQATPQQAVREAERRAQRHFRRT
- a CDS encoding ABC transporter ATP-binding protein, producing the protein MATVEVSRVTKFFGSTQVLKDVTVSIDDGEFVVLVGPSGCGKSTLLRLIAGLENITAGTISIGGRVVNTVPPKDRDIAMVFQNYALYPHMTVFENMAFSLKLAGAPKQVMEEEVARAAKILGLGQLLHRYPRQLSGGQRQRVAMGRAIVRNPQVFLFDEPLSNLDAKLRVAMRAEIKELHQRLKVTTIYVTHDQIEAMTMADKIVVMNHGVVEQIGPPLELYDRPANLFVAGFIGSPAMNMFEGRIEDGVFRMEDGTAWPLPPNGSGARSAEVIYGIRPEHLRIDPAGIPAEVQVVEPTGSETQVVLRCGGTSMLGAFRERISARHGEILPVLPEVSFVHLFDRQSGRRI